The Parcubacteria group bacterium genome has a window encoding:
- the murG gene encoding undecaprenyldiphospho-muramoylpentapeptide beta-N-acetylglucosaminyltransferase: MNDKKRIVLTGGGTGGHIFPLIAVTEEIRRQCQDVEFLYIGTKSQMGDLAEQSMAAVGIKTKNISTGKMRRYFSIEYFFDFFRIPFGIVQSLWHLLIFMPDAVFSKGGYAAIPVVIAARIYRIRVLTHDSDAVPGWANRVGGKLSYYVAVSYVASKRYFLAEKTVLTGNPIRTTMLQGDRARGYQRWGFGESRPVLFVFGGSQGAQVINEAILRILPELSKIVQVLHVTGKENYEDVLHRAAEYGFKSERHQYFAAPFFSREEMADAYAVSDIVVSRAGANSITEIAANQKVSILVPLAGSANNHQHMNAFEVARIGGALVLEESNLGSNILMEKITELLYSKELRVKLQENVKAFYHPDAAAKIAAGILKMIEEK; this comes from the coding sequence ATGAACGATAAAAAGAGGATCGTGTTGACAGGTGGCGGTACGGGGGGACACATTTTTCCTTTGATTGCAGTAACGGAAGAAATTCGTCGCCAGTGTCAAGATGTAGAATTTCTCTATATTGGCACGAAGTCACAGATGGGGGATCTCGCGGAACAATCCATGGCAGCTGTTGGTATTAAGACAAAAAACATCTCTACAGGAAAAATGCGCAGATATTTTTCCATAGAATATTTTTTTGATTTTTTTCGTATACCTTTTGGTATCGTGCAATCATTGTGGCATCTCCTTATTTTTATGCCGGATGCTGTTTTTTCAAAAGGAGGCTATGCGGCAATTCCTGTAGTGATCGCAGCGCGTATCTATCGTATTCGCGTATTGACGCATGATTCTGATGCAGTTCCCGGGTGGGCAAATCGCGTCGGTGGGAAGCTGTCATATTATGTAGCAGTGTCTTATGTGGCGAGTAAGCGGTATTTTCTCGCAGAGAAAACAGTATTAACCGGCAACCCAATTCGCACAACGATGCTACAAGGGGATCGTGCTCGCGGATATCAACGGTGGGGCTTTGGTGAATCGCGTCCCGTACTTTTTGTTTTTGGAGGGAGTCAAGGTGCACAAGTGATCAATGAAGCGATTTTGCGGATTTTGCCGGAATTGTCAAAAATTGTCCAAGTGCTTCATGTCACAGGAAAAGAAAATTATGAGGATGTTTTACATCGTGCTGCTGAATATGGCTTTAAATCCGAACGTCATCAATATTTTGCGGCGCCATTCTTTAGTCGTGAGGAGATGGCGGATGCCTATGCTGTTTCTGACATTGTGGTATCACGTGCTGGAGCAAATTCCATTACAGAAATTGCCGCAAATCAGAAAGTGTCAATTCTTGTGCCTCTTGCCGGTAGCGCAAACAATCATCAACACATGAATGCGTTTGAAGTTGCGAGGATTGGCGGGGCGTTGGTTTTGGAAGAATCAAATTTGGGTAGTAATATCTTGATGGAAAAGATCACGGAGCTTTTATACAGCAAAGAGTTGCGCGTGAAGTTGCAAGAAAATGTCAAAGCGTTTTATCATCCGGATGCTGCGGCCAAGATTGCTGCCGGCATTCTCAAAATGATCGAAGAAAAATAA
- the murC gene encoding UDP-N-acetylmuramate--L-alanine ligase: MKKVYIVGIGGAGTSALAVVYAKKGYDVSGVDTGDGFYHEMLVQNGIVVYDTFDVAHLTDHIDFVVYTTALNGTDNVEIIAAKEKGITIYSYPEAVGALTAEMSTIAVCGTHGKTTTTALTAFAMIATDVKPTVIVGSQISAWNGGAYVTGDDILIIEADEYQNKLALYQPHDVILTSVDYDHPDFFADVESYRDVFGVFVARIPQDGILVACGDQGDVCAVAAHADCRVVFYGEDVKNDCVIMRRSIDAHGQKITVLFEEKEYEIMTQLYGAHNAANATAAWLLAFLLTGDAYRTAEGVAQFAGTARRFERRGEYNGAILVDDYAHHPKEIVETLRGTREVFPGKKIIVAFHPHTFTRTEALLSDFAAALAFADQVVVLDIYGSAREKKGNINAMRVVEAINDLSPSKAQHLPTIVELGAWMKKYLSDGDVFITMGAGDIWKVYNEL, from the coding sequence ATGAAAAAAGTGTATATCGTTGGAATTGGTGGCGCTGGCACATCGGCTCTCGCTGTAGTGTATGCAAAAAAAGGATACGATGTGAGTGGCGTGGATACGGGTGATGGTTTTTATCATGAAATGCTCGTGCAAAATGGTATTGTTGTGTACGATACTTTTGATGTAGCACATCTTACTGATCACATTGATTTTGTCGTATATACGACAGCGCTAAATGGCACTGATAATGTGGAAATTATTGCTGCAAAAGAAAAGGGGATTACAATTTATTCGTATCCGGAAGCAGTTGGCGCTCTTACGGCGGAGATGTCGACAATTGCGGTGTGTGGCACACACGGTAAAACGACCACGACCGCGCTGACAGCTTTTGCGATGATCGCGACCGATGTCAAGCCGACAGTTATTGTAGGGTCGCAAATTTCCGCGTGGAATGGCGGTGCGTATGTAACTGGGGATGACATTTTGATCATTGAAGCGGATGAATATCAAAATAAGCTTGCGTTGTATCAGCCACATGATGTGATCCTTACAAGTGTGGATTATGACCATCCTGATTTTTTTGCGGACGTGGAGTCATATCGTGATGTATTTGGCGTGTTTGTTGCGCGCATTCCGCAGGATGGAATTTTGGTAGCGTGTGGTGATCAGGGTGATGTGTGTGCAGTGGCGGCGCATGCAGATTGCCGTGTTGTTTTTTATGGAGAAGACGTAAAAAATGATTGTGTGATCATGCGGCGTAGTATCGATGCACATGGACAAAAGATCACGGTGCTTTTTGAGGAAAAAGAATACGAGATCATGACACAATTGTATGGTGCGCATAATGCCGCAAATGCGACTGCTGCATGGTTGCTGGCATTTCTTTTGACAGGCGATGCGTATAGAACTGCGGAGGGCGTTGCGCAATTTGCAGGTACGGCACGGCGCTTTGAGCGCAGAGGCGAATATAATGGGGCAATCTTGGTCGATGATTACGCGCATCATCCAAAGGAAATCGTAGAAACATTGCGTGGCACGCGAGAAGTTTTCCCCGGCAAAAAGATCATTGTGGCATTTCACCCGCATACATTTACGCGTACGGAAGCATTGCTGTCGGATTTTGCTGCGGCGCTTGCTTTTGCGGATCAAGTGGTCGTGTTGGATATTTATGGCAGTGCACGAGAAAAGAAAGGAAATATCAACGCAATGCGTGTTGTGGAAGCAATCAATGATCTCTCTCCGAGCAAAGCACAACATCTGCCAACGATCGTGGAGTTGGGTGCATGGATGAAAAAATATTTGTCTGATGGTGATGTGTTTATTACAATGGGAGCGGGAGATATTTGGAAGGTGTATAATGAGTTATAA